From a region of the Dickeya poaceiphila genome:
- a CDS encoding YdgA family protein, which translates to MAKKTVVAAGVVIALAAAWGGASWFTGKQIEQHIGEVTDNLNNELKSNYPQAGIKVTFRDYQRSIFKSQVDLVLQSDGSNARQHLLGANEEVVFNATVFHGPFPLTASQFSLKPALASVHAELANTESVKALFELTKGKPFISTNSRINYSGATHSAVTLEPLDVQNQEMKVNFSGTTLLLDMTSDLRAGKASGTVSNLTLEKPNPQGQKEKLTLQDLTLNSDTHKGKFSLDVGDARLTLKKLALDVQGGDNLTLNDFALANHTSEDDANLAGQMTVSLGAALFRDQNLGSWNINVSFSGLDGKGTRQFMTEYQKNLQSMLQNIDQTTPEIYDQQLAALVLHNLPQLLKGNPSVKIAPFSWKNTKGESTFTLALDLTDPLQKGAALTGNPSDEEAIIRQSVKNLDARLNVPLDMITELMIQIAPKATSDEEKKQLEQMARQQTQLMANIGQMSQVTVTKDNTITSSLQYNDGMVTFNGRKIPLAEFIAPFITLPAENVPEEGDDSQEETPPDTPVSP; encoded by the coding sequence GTGGCCAAAAAAACAGTTGTAGCCGCTGGCGTTGTTATTGCACTCGCCGCGGCCTGGGGGGGTGCCTCCTGGTTTACTGGCAAACAGATTGAACAGCATATTGGCGAAGTCACCGATAATCTGAATAACGAATTGAAAAGCAACTACCCGCAGGCAGGCATCAAGGTAACATTTCGTGATTATCAGCGTAGCATTTTCAAAAGCCAGGTAGATCTGGTTTTGCAGTCAGACGGTTCCAATGCCAGACAGCATCTGTTGGGCGCTAATGAAGAAGTGGTATTTAACGCGACGGTGTTTCACGGTCCCTTTCCTCTTACTGCCAGCCAGTTTAGCCTGAAACCGGCGCTGGCTTCGGTGCACGCCGAGTTGGCCAACACCGAATCAGTAAAAGCACTATTTGAACTGACCAAAGGCAAGCCGTTCATCAGCACTAATAGCCGCATCAATTACAGCGGTGCCACCCACTCCGCTGTTACACTGGAACCGCTGGACGTACAGAATCAGGAGATGAAGGTCAATTTCAGCGGCACGACACTGCTGCTGGATATGACCAGTGACCTGCGTGCTGGCAAAGCGAGCGGTACTGTCAGCAATCTGACGCTGGAGAAACCTAATCCACAGGGCCAGAAAGAAAAACTGACGCTACAGGATTTGACGCTGAACAGCGATACCCACAAAGGTAAATTCAGTCTCGATGTCGGTGACGCCAGACTAACGCTGAAAAAACTGGCGCTGGACGTTCAGGGGGGTGATAACCTGACGTTGAATGATTTCGCGTTAGCCAATCACACCTCGGAAGATGACGCCAATCTGGCCGGACAGATGACAGTGTCGCTGGGTGCTGCGCTGTTCCGCGATCAAAATCTGGGGTCATGGAATATAAACGTCAGTTTCTCCGGGTTGGATGGTAAAGGTACCCGTCAATTCATGACCGAATACCAGAAAAACCTGCAGTCGATGTTACAGAATATCGACCAGACCACACCGGAAATCTACGATCAGCAACTGGCAGCGTTGGTTTTGCATAATCTGCCGCAACTATTGAAAGGCAATCCAAGCGTCAAAATCGCCCCATTCAGTTGGAAAAATACCAAAGGCGAAAGCACGTTCACGCTGGCGCTGGATTTAACCGACCCCTTGCAAAAAGGTGCCGCGCTGACCGGCAATCCCTCCGACGAAGAAGCGATTATCCGTCAATCGGTTAAAAATCTGGATGCGCGTCTCAATGTGCCGTTGGACATGATTACCGAGTTGATGATACAGATAGCGCCGAAGGCCACTTCTGACGAAGAGAAGAAACAACTGGAGCAGATGGCGCGTCAGCAGACGCAACTGATGGCTAACATCGGCCAGATGAGCCAGGTTACCGTGACGAAAGACAACACGATCACCAGTTCGCTGCAGTACAACGACGGAATGGTGACATTCAACGGACGTAAGATCCCACTGGCGGAATTTATCGCGCCGTTTATCACGTTGCCGGCAGAGAACGTGCCGGAAGAAGGCGACGACTCTCAGGAAGAGACCCCGCCAGACACACCAGTCAGCCCATAA
- the add gene encoding adenosine deaminase, translating to MIVPHIPLTDIHRHLDGNIRPQTILDLGRQFNIDLPGHDLASLLPHVQVVDNHEPDLLSFLQKLDWGVAVLGSLDACRRVAYENVEDAIRAGLDYTELRFSPYYMALNHQLPMEGVVEAVIDGITAGCRDYNHNIMVRLIGIMSRTFGTHSCEQELDALLAHKDGIVAIDLAGDELGFPGELFTTHFARARDAGWHITAHAGEVAGPETIWQAIHQLGAERIGHGVTAIIDSALMEYMAEHQIGIESCLTSNLQTSTIKAMNEHPLVHFLRHGIPATINTDDPAIQGIDIRHEYDIAAPQAGLLPEDIRLAQENGLRIAFISEQEKQLLRQRAQQRQAL from the coding sequence ATGATTGTTCCGCACATCCCGCTGACGGATATCCATCGCCATCTCGATGGTAATATCCGCCCTCAGACCATCCTTGATTTAGGCCGCCAGTTTAATATCGATTTGCCCGGCCATGATCTGGCCTCTCTGCTCCCCCATGTCCAGGTCGTCGATAATCATGAACCCGATCTACTCAGTTTTCTGCAAAAGCTGGACTGGGGAGTAGCCGTGCTGGGGTCGTTGGATGCCTGCCGCCGGGTCGCTTATGAAAATGTGGAGGATGCTATCCGCGCCGGGTTGGATTACACCGAACTGCGTTTTTCCCCCTACTACATGGCTCTCAATCATCAATTGCCGATGGAAGGCGTGGTTGAAGCCGTAATCGACGGCATCACCGCGGGTTGTCGAGACTATAACCACAACATCATGGTTCGTCTGATTGGTATTATGAGCCGAACTTTTGGTACTCATTCCTGCGAACAAGAGCTTGACGCGCTGCTGGCACACAAAGACGGTATTGTTGCCATCGACCTGGCAGGTGATGAACTGGGGTTCCCCGGTGAGTTATTTACCACCCATTTTGCCCGTGCCCGCGATGCAGGCTGGCATATTACCGCCCATGCAGGTGAAGTTGCCGGGCCGGAGACTATCTGGCAAGCAATACACCAGTTGGGAGCTGAGCGAATCGGCCATGGTGTTACCGCTATCATTGACAGTGCACTGATGGAATATATGGCAGAACACCAGATTGGCATCGAATCCTGTTTGACCTCTAACCTGCAAACCAGCACGATAAAAGCCATGAACGAACACCCACTGGTGCATTTTCTGCGTCATGGTATTCCAGCAACGATCAATACCGATGACCCGGCGATTCAGGGCATCGACATCCGCCATGAATATGATATTGCCGCCCCACAAGCTGGCCTGTTACCGGAGGATATTCGTCTGGCACAGGAAAACGGGTTGCGTATAGCGTTTATTTCCGAACAGGAAAAACAGCTATTACGTCAGCGGGCACAGCAACGGCAAGCGTTATAA
- a CDS encoding SgcJ/EcaC family oxidoreductase yields the protein MYKKALLSLGLLSVVVTSQAYAANTETCVNTDEKTIASLFDRWNESLQTGDASKVNANYATDAVLLPTLSGKMRTTSAERIDYFEHFLAKKPVGKIDNRVIKMGCNEALDIGNYTFTFGDKSQAKARYTYTYAYKDGKWLISSHHSSVQPKD from the coding sequence ATGTATAAAAAAGCTTTGTTATCTCTGGGCTTGCTTAGTGTTGTTGTCACTTCTCAGGCTTACGCAGCTAATACCGAAACCTGTGTTAATACTGACGAAAAAACTATCGCCAGTTTATTTGACCGTTGGAATGAATCGCTGCAGACTGGCGATGCCAGCAAAGTGAACGCCAATTATGCGACCGACGCGGTATTATTACCGACGCTGTCTGGAAAAATGCGTACTACAAGTGCTGAGCGCATTGATTATTTCGAGCATTTTTTGGCGAAAAAACCTGTTGGTAAAATTGATAACCGTGTTATCAAGATGGGTTGTAATGAAGCGTTGGATATCGGTAATTATACTTTCACCTTTGGCGATAAATCACAGGCTAAAGCACGTTACACCTATACCTATGCATACAAAGATGGCAAATGGTTAATCTCCAGCCATCATTCGTCTGTGCAGCCGAAAGACTAA